The following DNA comes from Bacteroidota bacterium.
GCCCAATGGAACGGTTGATTGACCATAAACCCCAAATCCGCTTGTAGGTAAATTGTATGTTTTGAGATAAGAATAATCGGTATAGGGAAGATGGTAAGCATTAATGAAATCATCACCATAAGTTACGTTAACACCTTTATCAGTTAATTGTTTAAAATACATCGATCCCAATAACCAGGTAATTTTAGCTTTCGGATTCGAATGAATATTAAGCTCCTGATAAATGGTATGATGGATTCTGTTTTGATCAATAAAATACATGTCTGCCGGAGAAAAGTCCTGATCAATGAAAAACTTATCTTCCATGTATTGATATCCGGTTGATGAATTGAAAACAAACCAGCTTCCGATATGTTCGATGTTTAAACCAAGCGATAATTGATCCCGATCGTACGTACTTTCTCGGTTGTAGTTAACGGCATCCGGTTTTTGAGTGACGGTGTTATAAATTGCGTAGGCATATCCTAATTGATTGTTTCTTTCAAAATCAACAGAAAGGGTTGCTTTAAAATCATTATTAGGGCGATAGGCTAATTTCAAACGGCCAGAATAAGTGTTAAATGCATCTGCTTTTTTATTGGTAAATTGATTTGTAAAATACCCGTCACCATGAGCATAAGCCAGGTTAAATACAGAATAAAACTTAGCGCTTAGTGGCTGATTGATGTGCAGTATGGTTTTTGATAGATTATAGTTTCCATATTCAGTTTTGATATAACCACCGAATAAAGCTTTTGGATCCTGGGTGTAAATTTTGATGATACCTCCCATGGTATTTCTGCCATAAAGTGTACCTTGAGGGCCTCGGAGTACCTCAATCCGGTCAATATCAAGAAATTCAAAGTTGAAGGATCCTTTTTCTAAATAAGGGATATTATCTACATACAAGCCAACCGATGGTTGCACATCTCGTCTGAGCCCCATACCACGTGAATAAACCGGTGGCGACATTTTAGAACCATAATCCAACACAAAAAAGTTAGGGATTCGAGAGCTTAAATCTGCCATGGTATTGATGTTTTGCTGATCTATCACTCTTGCCGAGATAGAAGAAACTGCAATAGGCGTTTCTTGCAATTTAGTTGTTACTTTTTCAGCTTGTACAGTAATTTCCTCTAAAATTACTGTATGAGGTATATTTACATAAACAGTGTCAGTTTGTGAAAATGCAAATAAAGGGAAAAATAGTAGAATAAATATATAGATAGATTTCATGGTTCTGATTATAAGTAAGTTAGTAAAATTATATAATCCTTTATATCATCTTGATGATACAATAATGCAAAGTCTCCTTAGATATGCATCTATGGTTTAGAAATTTGAATGATCAGGTAAATCAGTGAGACTTTGATTTTGATTATCAAAATCATTTAGCCGAACTCCTGCCAGACGAAGGCTGGGATCCCGAGAACCTGCATTGAGCAGCAGCCGAAATGTAGTCGAGGGATCTGAAAAATCAAATTTCGATTGAAATACCTCGTCAGCATGCTGCGAGGAGTTTCATTTAAATTAATAAACGCTAAAATTAGCAGGATGGGGGAGGTCGTCCGAAACTTGCCTCAGCAAAATGAAATGAATGGGCAAACCTAAAACTACGAAATTTTATTGGCCCGAACTTTTCAATTTGAGAAGGATCAATAGGTTCGACTTGATGTGTAGCGCTAGCAGATTGATTATAGTAATCATAAAGCGTGATAAAGTCATGATCCTGATTTGAATTATCTTTTGAAATTTCAATGGTAAATGCTTCTTTTTCAATAGTAGGATTAACAGGTACTGCAGGTTGGCCAATATTGAAAAATAAAAATAGAAGATACAGCCCTGAGGAAATTCCTGAGGAGATGAGGATGAAAGGTAATTGCATTTGTATGAGTCCTTCAAACATTTTATCTTCTTTTCGGGTTTTTAGGGAACCATCCCTTGTTTACCCTGTTTTCTTGTTCAATGATTTCATTAATGCCCCAAAGGTAATTAAAACCTATAATTGCAACGATTGTCGAGACTATGATATTTGTCAACAAAAACGAGATTAATACCGCAAAAACTCCAACAATTAAAAAGACGATCCAAAGTTTTTTCGTGAAATGGTATTCTCCTGCTATGCATGAATAACGGGCAAAAATGATAATCAAAAAGGAAGCTGATCCCAGAATGATCCCAATTAAATTTATACTGTATCCGAATAATTCAAAAGCCATAAGGATTTTTTATTGATTATTGATTATTGGTTTCTGGTTGCCCTGCCTGCGGCAGGCAGGTGGTTTCTGTTTTCTGTTTGCTGTTTACTGTTTACTGTTTACTGGTTTCTCATAACTCATAACTCATAACTCATAACTCATAACTCATAACTCATAACTCATAACTCATAACTCATCGTATTTTCTATTCGGGTTTTTTTTCGCTCTTCCGTTCATCACCCGTTCATGTTGTTTAAATATTTCGATCATACTCCATATACATGCGAAACCAAATACCCCAAATACGACCGATAAAATATCTTTGAAAAACAAGGAAAGTATAATGAAAATTATACCGGGAAATAACAATATCCACCAGCTTCTTTTTCCGAGATGGTATTCCATCTTAATTACAATTGGATGAAAAATGCCAATTGCGAAAAACGCTAACAATCCGAGCAATGGGCCTATATAATTTATGTTTTCCATTCAGGTACGTATTTACTGGTTTGCAAATTTAATGTATTTTTTATTGTGATGCTTAAAAGAAGTAATTTTTATGGGTTTAGAAATTTAGTTGTGAGGAAAAGGGATGGCGTCCCATTTGGGACGCCATCCCAAGAACTTCTCGACATTTTTCCGCCTTTGGCGGAACGCTCGAAGTGACATTAGCATTAGTGCATAAAAAAAACTGCCAACGATTTCTCGCTGGCAGTTTTGAGTGTTACGTATATTCTGTTTCTAGAACGCGATACCTAATTTAAGCATAGGTAGTGTTAAGAAAGAAAACGTGCTTTGATCCGCCCTGGCTAATTCCATACCTTCACCAGGAGCTATTTGAGTCATTGAATAGAAGTAATTTACCACATTGATAGATCCACCAATGAATAAGCCTTCT
Coding sequences within:
- a CDS encoding TonB-dependent receptor, whose product is MKSIYIFILLFFPLFAFSQTDTVYVNIPHTVILEEITVQAEKVTTKLQETPIAVSSISARVIDQQNINTMADLSSRIPNFFVLDYGSKMSPPVYSRGMGLRRDVQPSVGLYVDNIPYLEKGSFNFEFLDIDRIEVLRGPQGTLYGRNTMGGIIKIYTQDPKALFGGYIKTEYGNYNLSKTILHINQPLSAKFYSVFNLAYAHGDGYFTNQFTNKKADAFNTYSGRLKLAYRPNNDFKATLSVDFERNNQLGYAYAIYNTVTQKPDAVNYNRESTYDRDQLSLGLNIEHIGSWFVFNSSTGYQYMEDKFFIDQDFSPADMYFIDQNRIHHTIYQELNIHSNPKAKITWLLGSMYFKQLTDKGVNVTYGDDFINAYHLPYTDYSYLKTYNLPTSGFGVYGQSTVPLGKFKFTGGLRLDFESAKLDYTYDMTKNGNTEAKPGFNSDLKFNQLTPKVSIAFVPCNYFTAFFTTTKGFKAGGFNFTFESDDARIYGPETSMNYEFGIKSSWFNKQLTTNFSLFHIDIDNQQVAQPVPSGQGSMTTNAGKSKSQGVEFEANAIITNNWQIWTSFGYTEAKFTEYINTENEDLSGNLIPNVPKFTFGIGTDYSIDFKESFINKAHFNLSYQHMGKMYWEEDNIDFQKSYGITNLKITFVTSKVEFGFWGKNIFATDYNAFYFTSLGKSYVQLGKPAQFGVFAKLNF
- a CDS encoding DUF4491 family protein, encoding MNYIGPLLGLLAFFAIGIFHPIVIKMEYHLGKRSWWILLFPGIIFIILSLFFKDILSVVFGVFGFACIWSMIEIFKQHERVMNGRAKKNPNRKYDEL
- a CDS encoding DUF4491 family protein, with the translated sequence MNLIGIILGSASFLIIIFARYSCIAGEYHFTKKLWIVFLIVGVFAVLISFLLTNIIVSTIVAIIGFNYLWGINEIIEQENRVNKGWFPKNPKRR